Proteins from a genomic interval of Acetobacterium woodii DSM 1030:
- the sdaAA gene encoding L-serine ammonia-lyase, iron-sulfur-dependent, subunit alpha, with the protein MSFTSLKEIVSLSKSSGKPFWEIAMEEEMRDNQITREIALEKMRNLLEAMKAADKNYDEKLKSPSQLVGGDGEKITQARLNKTIFCGDFMGQVMEKAIKMGESNACMKRIVAAPTAGSCGVIPAVLLSYQKEHQIDEAKMLQALFVTGGIGQVIAHRASISGAIGGCQAEIGSASAMAAGAMVYLADGDADAIVQSAALALKSLLGLVCDPVAGLVEIPCVKRNVIGAFNALASADMALAGICSQIPPDEVIDAMRSIGDVMHSTLKETGEGGVAGTPTGIRIAEALKQ; encoded by the coding sequence ATGAGTTTTACATCATTAAAGGAAATTGTTAGTCTGTCAAAATCATCGGGCAAACCCTTTTGGGAAATTGCCATGGAAGAAGAAATGCGTGATAATCAGATCACCCGGGAGATTGCGCTGGAAAAAATGCGAAATCTCCTTGAGGCGATGAAAGCTGCTGATAAAAACTATGATGAAAAATTAAAATCGCCCAGTCAACTGGTTGGTGGAGATGGCGAAAAAATAACTCAGGCGCGTCTGAATAAAACTATCTTTTGCGGCGATTTTATGGGACAAGTAATGGAAAAAGCCATAAAAATGGGTGAGTCTAACGCTTGCATGAAACGAATAGTCGCAGCCCCAACCGCAGGTTCTTGCGGGGTGATTCCGGCAGTTTTGTTAAGTTATCAAAAAGAACATCAAATTGATGAAGCAAAAATGTTGCAGGCCTTGTTTGTGACTGGCGGGATTGGTCAGGTTATTGCTCATCGGGCCTCGATTTCGGGGGCGATTGGTGGTTGTCAGGCCGAAATTGGATCAGCCAGTGCAATGGCGGCCGGGGCAATGGTTTATCTTGCCGATGGCGATGCCGATGCGATTGTTCAAAGTGCGGCATTGGCATTAAAAAGCCTGTTGGGACTGGTTTGCGACCCGGTCGCCGGTTTGGTCGAAATCCCTTGTGTTAAACGAAATGTGATTGGGGCATTTAATGCCTTGGCGAGTGCCGATATGGCATTGGCCGGAATTTGCAGTCAAATTCCGCCCGATGAAGTAATCGATGCGATGCGTTCAATTGGCGATGTTATGCACAGCACTTTGAAAGAAACCGGCGAAGGCGGCGTTGCCGGAACGCCAACCGGCATCCGTATTGCTGAAGCATTAAAACAATAA
- a CDS encoding polysaccharide deacetylase family protein: MTLFFLTTKLTETFNAQRQILQTSSTVNTAETNTTKATNSKNIKETLKKNPAAQANDPLADIKSRLRTDDTEGIKVIFLTFDDGPTERTGEVLDLLNTYNVKGTFFTTLHDGESAKAMYNRIVDEGHTLANHTSSHDYSLYNNPDDFYADVDKLDQYQMKITGLEQTSHVFRFPGGSLNANETCALGIVDQGWNYSDWNVSSGDGCADPPPSEVIAQNVINGCHDHDVSVVLCHAELKEQTRAALPTVIETLQDEGYTFLPMENDYTYPRQLQI; this comes from the coding sequence ATGACTTTATTTTTTTTAACAACCAAATTGACCGAAACATTTAATGCGCAACGGCAAATTCTGCAAACATCTTCAACCGTCAATACTGCCGAAACGAATACCACTAAAGCAACGAATAGTAAAAATATAAAAGAAACTTTGAAAAAAAATCCAGCCGCTCAAGCAAACGATCCCTTGGCTGATATTAAATCGCGTCTTCGCACTGATGACACCGAAGGAATTAAAGTTATTTTTTTAACCTTTGATGATGGTCCTACTGAGCGTACTGGAGAGGTTTTAGATCTGCTTAATACCTATAATGTGAAAGGTACCTTCTTTACCACTCTTCACGATGGTGAAAGTGCCAAAGCCATGTACAATCGGATTGTTGATGAGGGGCACACCCTTGCCAATCACACCAGTAGCCACGATTACAGCCTCTACAATAATCCGGATGATTTTTATGCAGATGTTGATAAACTGGATCAATATCAGATGAAGATCACTGGCCTGGAGCAAACCAGTCATGTCTTTCGGTTTCCCGGCGGCTCATTAAATGCTAATGAAACCTGTGCACTTGGTATTGTTGATCAAGGTTGGAATTATAGCGACTGGAATGTTTCTTCCGGCGATGGCTGTGCTGATCCCCCGCCAAGCGAAGTTATTGCTCAAAACGTTATTAACGGCTGCCATGACCACGACGTTTCGGTTGTTTTATGTCATGCCGAACTTAAAGAACAAACGCGAGCAGCTTTGCCAACTGTTATCGAAACACTCCAGGATGAAGGCTATACTTTTTTACCGATGGAAAATGATTATACCTACCCCCGCCAATTACAGATATAA
- a CDS encoding AEC family transporter, protein MDIMVVIRQMLELFLILTLGYISAKRKIVSQEFGTQLSKFILSITLPCMMIASVATMPHDADKKDIVMMFFISILFYIVMPFIAYLITRIIFVKKEERNLYMYMTIWSNVGFMGFPVIASIFGEGAIFYATIFNLIFNLSNFTLGIMLMSNEGRKALNIKAFLSPGTISSIIAVIMFAVNLQLPVLLNDTLDTVGSTTAPLAMIVIGIALSEIPVRSVFTELRLYPYVIIKQLLLPLFSWLILRYIITSPYLLGIVIVIIAMPVGTSAVLFANRFENNVELATKGVFITTLASIVTIPLISYLLL, encoded by the coding sequence ATGGATATTATGGTAGTAATCAGACAGATGCTGGAGCTGTTTCTGATTTTGACATTAGGTTATATTTCAGCCAAAAGAAAAATAGTCAGTCAGGAATTTGGGACGCAGCTTTCAAAATTTATTTTAAGCATCACCCTTCCTTGTATGATGATTGCTTCGGTAGCAACGATGCCGCATGATGCCGATAAAAAGGATATCGTGATGATGTTCTTTATTTCGATCCTTTTTTATATTGTGATGCCATTTATTGCATATTTGATAACCAGGATCATTTTTGTAAAAAAAGAAGAACGTAATTTATATATGTATATGACCATTTGGTCTAATGTTGGTTTTATGGGTTTCCCGGTAATTGCTTCGATTTTTGGCGAAGGGGCGATTTTTTATGCAACCATTTTTAATCTGATTTTTAATTTGAGCAACTTTACGTTAGGGATTATGCTGATGTCAAATGAAGGGCGAAAAGCCTTGAACATAAAGGCATTTTTGTCCCCGGGAACAATTTCGTCGATTATCGCCGTGATCATGTTTGCAGTGAATCTTCAATTACCGGTGCTCTTAAATGATACGTTAGATACGGTCGGAAGTACAACGGCACCTTTGGCAATGATCGTTATTGGTATTGCATTGTCAGAAATTCCGGTCAGGAGTGTTTTTACGGAGCTTCGGTTATATCCCTATGTCATTATTAAACAGCTTCTCCTGCCGTTATTCTCGTGGTTGATTTTAAGATATATAATAACAAGTCCCTATTTGTTGGGAATTGTAATTGTAATCATCGCCATGCCGGTAGGCACCTCGGCGGTATTGTTCGCAAACCGATTTGAAAATAACGTTGAACTTGCAACAAAAGGGGTTTTTATAACGACACTCGCTTCAATCGTGACCATACCGCTAATTAGTTATTTATTACTCTGA
- a CDS encoding DUF2284 domain-containing protein has translation MIELAEVLDLAKESGFTRAAKLEIDSIDLNPEVRKMCADNKCNIYDTNWACPPGCGTLAECDEKVRKYKYGVIVQTTGELEDSFDFEGMEETKVKHNASFDRFVNVLHDQGVKMMPLGDGCCSICKECSYPDEPCRFPDKAFSSMEAYGILVSDLCKENNMDYYYGPNTLTYVGCVLFD, from the coding sequence ATGATCGAATTAGCAGAAGTTTTGGATTTGGCAAAAGAAAGTGGATTTACCAGAGCGGCAAAATTGGAGATCGACTCCATTGATTTAAACCCGGAAGTTCGAAAAATGTGTGCTGACAATAAGTGCAACATTTATGATACAAACTGGGCATGCCCTCCGGGATGTGGGACCTTGGCAGAATGTGATGAAAAGGTTAGAAAATATAAATATGGTGTAATCGTTCAAACAACCGGAGAACTTGAAGACAGCTTTGATTTTGAAGGAATGGAAGAAACTAAAGTAAAACATAATGCCAGTTTTGATCGCTTTGTTAATGTCCTGCATGATCAAGGCGTTAAGATGATGCCTTTAGGTGATGGCTGTTGTTCGATCTGCAAAGAATGTAGTTATCCGGATGAACCATGTCGTTTTCCCGATAAAGCTTTTTCATCGATGGAAGCGTATGGGATTTTGGTTAGTGACCTGTGTAAAGAAAATAATATGGATTATTACTATGGGCCTAATACGCTTACCTATGTCGGGTGTGTGTTATTCGATTAG
- a CDS encoding corrinoid protein — MSKIEEVKAKVEAGKSKLVPGLVQEALDEGSAPGEVLQAMVDSMGVVGEKFSSGEIFVPEMLIAAKAMSKGVEVLKPLMVGDGSASLGTCVIGTVAGDLHDIGKNLVSMMIESAGFDMVDLGVDVPADTFVQAVKDNENVKLVACSGLLTTTMPALKEAVKTIKAAYPDLKVIVGGAPVTPEYATEVGADGYAADAGSAAVKAKELVSA, encoded by the coding sequence ATGTCAAAAATTGAAGAAGTCAAAGCAAAGGTTGAAGCAGGAAAATCGAAATTAGTACCGGGTCTGGTCCAGGAAGCATTGGATGAAGGCAGTGCCCCAGGCGAAGTACTTCAGGCAATGGTCGACTCGATGGGCGTCGTTGGCGAAAAATTTTCATCCGGAGAAATTTTTGTTCCTGAAATGTTAATTGCAGCTAAAGCCATGTCAAAAGGGGTTGAAGTACTTAAACCGTTGATGGTTGGCGATGGTTCGGCATCACTGGGGACCTGTGTGATCGGAACAGTAGCGGGCGATTTACATGATATTGGCAAAAACTTGGTTTCGATGATGATCGAAAGTGCTGGTTTTGATATGGTTGACCTTGGCGTTGATGTTCCGGCGGATACTTTTGTTCAAGCAGTTAAAGATAATGAAAATGTAAAACTGGTCGCCTGTTCAGGTCTTTTAACCACAACAATGCCAGCTTTAAAAGAAGCGGTAAAAACGATCAAAGCGGCGTATCCGGATTTAAAAGTGATTGTTGGTGGAGCACCGGTTACACCGGAATATGCAACTGAAGTTGGGGCCGATGGTTATGCTGCTGATGCAGGTAGTGCGGCTGTAAAAGCTAAAGAATTAGTGTCGGCTTAA
- a CDS encoding uroporphyrinogen decarboxylase family protein — MLTKRQNLLETIRGGNPDRFVKQYEFMNLVMEAPIGAMVGPGQTIKNGWGITFTWPEGQLGGFPVHDDEHKVLKDITNWRDQVTAPAIETSDEAWAAAVAHANAIDRNEEFVTAFVAPGIFEMTHHLMSMEDALMALYEEPEDMHDLIDYLVEYELAYAKEMTQRLHPDCIFHHDDWGSQISSFVSPEMFNEFFLPAYKKIYGFYKANGVELIVHHSDSYAANLVPAMIEMGIDIWQGVMTTNNTPELIKKYGGQISFMGDIDSGVIDFPGWTPEIIFEKTKEACERCGKLYFIPGASHGLNFGCFPGVYESNDEAIDKMSKLMF; from the coding sequence ATGTTAACAAAAAGACAAAATCTGTTGGAAACCATTAGAGGGGGAAATCCCGATCGTTTTGTAAAGCAATATGAATTTATGAATCTTGTTATGGAAGCACCTATTGGGGCGATGGTTGGTCCTGGTCAGACAATTAAAAATGGTTGGGGGATTACTTTTACCTGGCCCGAAGGTCAGTTGGGTGGATTTCCCGTTCATGATGATGAACATAAGGTTTTGAAAGATATTACAAATTGGCGCGATCAAGTGACGGCACCGGCGATTGAAACCTCAGATGAAGCTTGGGCGGCAGCGGTTGCTCACGCCAATGCGATTGATCGTAATGAAGAATTCGTGACGGCCTTTGTCGCACCGGGTATTTTTGAAATGACCCATCATCTGATGAGCATGGAAGATGCATTGATGGCACTTTATGAAGAACCGGAAGATATGCATGATCTGATTGACTATTTGGTTGAATATGAATTGGCTTATGCCAAAGAAATGACGCAACGCCTGCATCCGGATTGTATTTTCCATCATGACGATTGGGGCAGCCAGATTAGCTCTTTTGTTTCACCGGAAATGTTTAATGAGTTTTTTTTACCGGCTTATAAAAAAATCTACGGATTTTATAAAGCTAATGGGGTTGAACTTATTGTGCATCATAGTGATTCCTATGCGGCTAACTTGGTTCCCGCAATGATCGAAATGGGCATTGACATCTGGCAGGGTGTCATGACAACCAATAACACACCGGAACTGATCAAAAAATACGGCGGTCAAATTTCTTTCATGGGCGATATCGACAGTGGTGTGATTGACTTCCCTGGTTGGACACCGGAGATCATTTTCGAAAAAACCAAAGAAGCCTGTGAGCGTTGTGGCAAATTGTATTTTATTCCCGGTGCCAGCCATGGTCTAAACTTTGGTTGCTTCCCAGGTGTTTATGAATCGAATGATGAAGCCATTGATAAAATGTCAAAATTAATGTTTTAG
- a CDS encoding 3-deoxy-7-phosphoheptulonate synthase: MSLELIQEIPSPSEIFKMMPLSEAGKKIKAERDRIVKNVFEGKDDRFILIIGPCSADNETAVIDYVSRLSKLQKEVEDKIIIIPRIYTNKPRTTGEGYKGMLHQPDANKKANMLEGIKAIRQLHIRSIEETGLSCADEMLYPENYIYLEDLLTYVAIGARSVENQIHRLTSSGLEIPVGMKNPTSGDITVMLNSIQAAQAAHTFIYRGWEVKTTGNPLAHAILRGSVDQYGRNFPNYHYEDIMYLIKLYEKRDFACPAIIIDLNHANSNKTFSEQPRIAREVIRNRHYDDNLKKYVKGLMIESYLEEGSQPIDGGVYGKSITDSCLGWKASEDLIRTIAEKV, encoded by the coding sequence ATGAGTTTAGAATTAATCCAGGAAATTCCGTCGCCAAGTGAAATTTTTAAAATGATGCCACTGTCAGAAGCTGGTAAAAAAATAAAAGCCGAGCGTGATCGGATCGTTAAAAATGTTTTTGAAGGAAAAGATGACCGCTTTATTTTGATTATCGGGCCATGTTCGGCGGATAATGAAACAGCAGTGATTGATTATGTTAGTCGGTTAAGCAAACTCCAAAAAGAGGTCGAAGATAAAATAATCATTATTCCCCGAATTTATACCAATAAACCGAGAACAACCGGTGAAGGATACAAAGGGATGCTTCATCAACCGGATGCCAATAAAAAGGCTAATATGCTGGAAGGCATTAAAGCGATTCGGCAACTGCATATCCGGTCAATTGAAGAAACCGGACTATCCTGTGCGGATGAAATGCTTTATCCGGAGAATTATATTTATCTGGAAGACTTATTGACCTATGTGGCGATTGGAGCCCGATCGGTTGAAAATCAAATTCATCGATTGACATCCAGTGGGCTGGAAATACCGGTAGGGATGAAAAACCCCACCAGCGGAGATATTACGGTAATGTTAAATTCGATTCAGGCAGCGCAGGCAGCACATACGTTTATTTATCGTGGCTGGGAAGTAAAAACAACCGGGAATCCGCTGGCACATGCAATTTTAAGAGGTTCGGTTGATCAGTATGGACGCAACTTTCCCAACTATCACTACGAAGATATTATGTATTTAATTAAATTATATGAAAAACGGGATTTTGCATGTCCGGCGATTATCATTGACTTGAATCATGCGAATTCGAACAAGACGTTTAGTGAACAACCGCGAATTGCCCGGGAAGTGATCAGAAACCGTCATTATGATGATAATCTGAAAAAATATGTTAAAGGACTGATGATTGAAAGTTATCTTGAAGAAGGAAGTCAACCGATTGACGGTGGAGTTTATGGAAAATCGATCACCGATTCCTGTTTGGGCTGGAAGGCTTCTGAAGATCTGATTCGAACGATTGCCGAAAAAGTTTAA
- a CDS encoding alpha/beta fold hydrolase, with protein sequence MVRVEDINVNYQIYGDGYPLLLIMGYGCTLNFWEERFLRSLAKQYKVIIFDNRGIGETSIGQKQFTIEQFAEDTYELMVALNIEKAHVLGWSMGAAIAQELALRHPEKVNKLILYASLCNPGIFPPNPEVLTKLNNALSLSSEQCHEWLRLIFPKNWIRNNQDRIREIFHRPLGKIAPDTILKQAEAINLWAGSCNRLPFLRHETLVINGIEDSILPPENSEYLASKLPNSKLILIAEAGHALMLQYPDKFSLIIHLFLN encoded by the coding sequence ATGGTAAGAGTTGAAGATATCAATGTGAACTACCAAATTTATGGCGATGGCTATCCGCTGTTATTAATAATGGGCTATGGCTGTACCTTGAACTTTTGGGAGGAACGCTTTTTACGCTCATTAGCCAAACAATATAAGGTCATTATTTTTGATAACCGTGGTATCGGCGAAACCAGTATTGGCCAAAAACAATTTACGATTGAACAATTTGCCGAAGATACCTATGAATTGATGGTCGCCTTAAATATTGAAAAAGCGCATGTTCTTGGCTGGTCGATGGGGGCCGCTATTGCTCAGGAATTAGCGCTTAGACATCCTGAAAAAGTCAATAAGCTGATCCTTTATGCCTCGCTTTGTAATCCGGGTATTTTTCCGCCCAACCCCGAAGTGCTTACAAAACTGAATAATGCCTTGAGTCTTTCTTCGGAACAATGTCATGAGTGGTTACGGCTTATTTTTCCTAAAAATTGGATCCGCAACAATCAAGATCGAATCCGGGAGATCTTTCATCGACCTTTAGGGAAAATCGCTCCCGATACGATTTTAAAACAGGCCGAAGCGATTAATCTATGGGCTGGCAGCTGTAACCGCCTCCCTTTCCTTCGCCACGAAACCCTTGTTATTAACGGAATTGAAGATTCGATTCTGCCGCCCGAAAACTCTGAATATCTGGCCAGTAAACTTCCCAATTCTAAACTCATTTTAATTGCTGAAGCAGGTCATGCCTTAATGCTTCAGTACCCTGATAAATTTAGTTTAATTATTCATCTTTTTCTGAATTAA
- a CDS encoding DUF389 domain-containing protein: MIEYFKDHIFNIKNDQMDAEAIHASIVSGVRLKGAPLIILFCAIIIASVGLNTNSTAVIIGAMLISPLMNPIIAMGYSIATYDGVLLKNASLNFVIQIMIALIGATIYFSLSPVHEATSELIARTGPSFFDMLIAFFGGTAGVIGITRKEKTNVIPGVAIATALMPPMCTVGYGIANGNIDYVFAAAYLFSINAFFIIVATFAFCKLLQLKQANVVKERYNVIIKRGIIIGVILISIPAAVSAIYVGTVTIQDKIIYSKVESFVNNEVNSTETTIMRATVDPNLKKIRLDLIGTEYTSEQLDAIKASMSKYGLGEYQLEVIQDIRTTLFNYFENANGKGIQKADIVIV; encoded by the coding sequence ATGATCGAGTACTTTAAGGATCACATTTTTAACATTAAAAACGATCAAATGGATGCTGAAGCGATTCACGCGAGTATTGTTTCAGGGGTGCGTTTAAAAGGAGCGCCATTAATCATTCTTTTTTGTGCGATTATTATCGCCTCAGTTGGCCTGAATACAAATTCAACGGCGGTCATTATTGGAGCGATGTTGATATCACCGTTGATGAATCCGATTATTGCAATGGGATACAGTATTGCAACCTATGATGGCGTGTTGCTTAAAAATGCATCACTAAATTTTGTAATTCAGATAATGATTGCCTTAATTGGGGCGACTATTTATTTTAGTCTTTCGCCTGTTCATGAAGCGACGAGTGAATTGATCGCCCGTACCGGTCCGTCTTTTTTTGATATGTTGATTGCTTTTTTTGGTGGCACCGCCGGTGTCATTGGGATAACCAGAAAAGAAAAAACCAACGTTATTCCCGGGGTGGCGATTGCGACGGCATTGATGCCTCCGATGTGTACGGTGGGATATGGAATTGCCAATGGCAATATCGATTATGTTTTTGCGGCGGCCTATTTATTTTCAATCAATGCTTTTTTTATCATTGTGGCAACCTTTGCATTTTGCAAGTTGTTGCAACTAAAGCAGGCAAACGTTGTAAAAGAACGATATAATGTCATAATCAAAAGAGGGATTATTATTGGTGTTATTTTAATTAGTATTCCGGCTGCGGTTTCGGCCATTTATGTTGGAACGGTAACAATTCAGGATAAAATAATTTATAGCAAGGTTGAATCGTTTGTGAATAACGAAGTCAATTCAACCGAAACAACAATAATGCGGGCGACGGTTGATCCGAATCTGAAAAAGATCAGATTAGATTTAATTGGAACCGAATATACAAGCGAACAGTTAGATGCTATTAAAGCCAGTATGAGTAAGTATGGTCTGGGAGAATATCAGTTAGAAGTCATTCAAGATATCCGAACAACGCTCTTTAACTATTTTGAAAATGCAAATGGAAAAGGGATTCAAAAAGCTGATATTGTGATTGTATAG
- a CDS encoding glutamate synthase subunit beta: MGKSTGFLEYKREVPKDREPLERIKDWQEFHLELPEATQQIQGARCMDCGVPYCHSGMMIAGGASGCPIHNLIPEWNDMIYKGLWKEALARLLKTNNFPEFTGRVCPAPCEGACTVGLNEPQVTIKTNECTIIDRAFKEGWITPNPPQNRTDKKIAVVGSGPAGLACAAELNKAGHRVTVYERADRVGGLLMYGIPNMKLDKTKVVQRRIDLMKAEGINFVTSTEVGKDYPVNDLKKDYDAVVLCGGATKPRDLPVEGRNLKGVDFAINFLSANTKSLLDSNLTDGNYTSAKDKHVVIIGGGDTGTDCVATSIRHGCNSVLQLEIMPKPPETRAQNNPWPEWPKTYKLDYGQEEAVALYGSDPRQYCTTTKKIVGDADGHVTAVHTIEIEWVKDASGRMTMKEILGTEKVLPADLVLLAMGFLGPDDQLLEQLGLERDARSNVKADYGVYQTNIDNIFAAGDMRRGQSLVVWAINEGREAAQACHRYLTATSK; this comes from the coding sequence ATGGGAAAATCAACTGGATTTTTAGAATATAAACGTGAAGTACCCAAAGATCGGGAACCTCTCGAACGCATCAAAGACTGGCAGGAATTTCATTTAGAACTGCCTGAAGCGACCCAACAAATTCAGGGTGCCCGCTGTATGGATTGCGGCGTGCCCTACTGTCACTCTGGAATGATGATTGCCGGCGGTGCCTCTGGCTGTCCGATTCACAATTTAATTCCCGAATGGAATGATATGATTTATAAAGGTTTATGGAAAGAGGCATTAGCCCGATTGCTTAAAACCAACAACTTCCCTGAATTCACTGGCCGCGTTTGTCCCGCCCCCTGCGAAGGGGCTTGTACGGTTGGTCTGAATGAACCACAGGTGACCATTAAAACCAATGAATGCACCATTATTGACCGGGCTTTTAAAGAAGGCTGGATTACCCCAAATCCGCCGCAAAACCGAACCGACAAAAAAATTGCAGTCGTCGGTTCTGGTCCGGCAGGCCTGGCCTGTGCGGCTGAGTTAAATAAAGCCGGTCATCGTGTTACCGTCTACGAACGGGCGGATCGGGTCGGCGGACTGTTAATGTATGGCATTCCTAATATGAAATTGGATAAAACTAAAGTGGTTCAACGTCGTATTGACCTGATGAAAGCTGAAGGGATCAACTTTGTTACCAGCACTGAGGTTGGTAAAGATTATCCGGTTAATGATCTCAAAAAAGATTACGATGCTGTGGTTTTATGTGGCGGTGCCACTAAACCCCGGGATCTGCCTGTTGAAGGCCGAAATTTAAAAGGCGTGGATTTTGCCATTAACTTTTTATCAGCTAATACCAAAAGTCTGCTGGACTCCAACCTGACGGATGGCAATTATACCTCTGCTAAAGATAAGCACGTGGTCATTATCGGCGGCGGTGACACCGGAACGGACTGTGTTGCCACCTCCATCCGCCATGGCTGTAACAGCGTATTACAATTGGAAATTATGCCCAAACCACCAGAAACCCGAGCTCAAAATAATCCCTGGCCGGAATGGCCAAAAACCTATAAGTTGGATTACGGTCAGGAAGAAGCCGTTGCTCTTTACGGCAGTGATCCCCGTCAATACTGTACCACCACTAAAAAAATCGTCGGTGATGCTGATGGACATGTAACCGCCGTCCATACTATCGAGATTGAATGGGTTAAAGATGCCTCCGGGCGAATGACCATGAAAGAAATTCTCGGAACTGAAAAAGTGCTTCCCGCGGATCTGGTCTTATTAGCCATGGGTTTCCTTGGACCGGATGACCAATTGCTCGAACAATTGGGGCTGGAACGCGATGCCCGCTCCAATGTCAAAGCTGATTATGGTGTTTATCAAACCAATATTGACAATATCTTTGCGGCCGGCGATATGCGTCGAGGCCAAAGTCTCGTTGTCTGGGCTATTAATGAAGGCCGTGAAGCGGCCCAAGCCTGCCATCGCTATTTAACAGCAACCTCAAAATAA